In Mucilaginibacter celer, one DNA window encodes the following:
- a CDS encoding DUF4276 family protein, translating to MIKVGLVGEDPNDTSSIKNLLDQRYKGKVQFKELAKNSTGANLDSLGKFKRVLKKKFDDSGCAFIVYIRDLDELESHKVKLTERFKWFRELDDHVESKGLLMLNIWELEALILGDIDTFNKIYSINYKTGNPMFVRDPKKILMGATAKMRKQFEEAHCPEIFKQLNIDKVEKNCSCFKKFITEFNEKLH from the coding sequence ATGATAAAGGTAGGGCTTGTTGGGGAGGATCCAAACGATACTTCTTCCATAAAAAACTTGTTGGATCAACGTTATAAAGGCAAGGTTCAGTTTAAAGAGCTGGCTAAAAATTCTACCGGAGCCAATTTAGATTCGTTAGGTAAATTCAAAAGGGTGCTGAAGAAGAAGTTTGACGATTCCGGATGTGCTTTTATAGTTTACATAAGAGACTTAGACGAATTGGAATCGCACAAAGTAAAACTTACCGAAAGATTTAAATGGTTCAGAGAGTTAGATGATCATGTTGAGAGCAAAGGCCTCCTTATGCTCAATATCTGGGAGCTTGAAGCGCTGATTCTTGGGGATATTGATACGTTTAATAAAATCTATAGCATCAATTATAAAACAGGCAATCCGATGTTTGTACGCGATCCTAAAAAGATTTTAATGGGGGCGACAGCCAAAATGAGAAAGCAATTTGAAGAAGCCCACTGTCCCGAAATTTTCAAACAGCTAAACATCGACAAAGTAGAAAAAAACTGCAGCTGCTTCAAAAAGTTCATCACCGAGTTTAATGAAAAGCTACACTAA
- the gldG gene encoding gliding motility-associated ABC transporter substrate-binding protein GldG: MLSILKKEIISYLSSLVAYVTIGVFLLVLGLFLWVFPESSILEYGYAGLESLFSTAPYLFMFLIPAITMRSLAEERKEGTFELLFTRPLKDWEIVVGKYLACLLIVLFALLPTLIYYYSVSTLGMPQGNIDTGAVIGSYIGLFLLGGVFVAIGLFTSSITKNQIIAFTVSVFLCFFFYSGFDSISQLLSLQDLGLQNLGITQHYESVSRGVLDTRDLVYFVIAAGIFIWLTLFVLAKQRQKGLGSKVIIGFLVVLFFLGILSSLTFTRFDFTAEKRFTISPISREIMDKLPKRVKLVVYLQGDNLPGGFKRLQSATKDMLSDLQAYSHGKIQFEFRDPLKGLTNDQQNEVIQNMAAEGVEPTNLSVKTDNGVSQKLIFPSALVSADGRDIPVKLLLSRIGLSPDEVLNNSIQNLEYAFSSAIKKSVNGGRPQIGFTEGHHELSDLQLNDAMKSLAEGFQVGRVDLNAISIPDLQKLKLLVVAKPDQKFSEIEKFKLDQYIMHGGRVLWAIDQVSAELDSLRGHGGEQLAFAKQLNLDDQLFRYGIRINYDLIADMNCAQIPISTGNVGGQAQIQMLPWLYYPVFIPLSKHPIVKNLDGISSEFASTIDILDTKNVNKTVLLNSSPYNKKVSVPQLLSLQALEQEPNPREFQSQPKITGVLLEGQFVSDWQNRPLPEGLKEQVAIQQQSVPTKMIVISDGDILKNQVGGDGSPYPLGYDHYTHQTYGNKNLLLNIADYMTDDSGLIALRTKEIKIRLLDRARVRNEKMYWQLINTATPLALVLICAIFQHYLRRQKYAR, from the coding sequence GTGCTGAGCATCCTTAAAAAAGAAATAATATCATACCTCAGTTCGCTGGTGGCTTACGTAACCATTGGCGTGTTTTTACTGGTGCTGGGTTTGTTTTTGTGGGTATTCCCCGAGTCGAGCATATTGGAGTACGGTTATGCCGGGCTGGAAAGCCTTTTCAGCACTGCGCCGTACCTGTTCATGTTCCTGATCCCGGCTATCACCATGCGGTCGCTGGCCGAGGAGCGTAAAGAAGGGACATTCGAGCTGCTGTTTACCCGTCCTTTAAAAGATTGGGAGATTGTTGTTGGCAAATACCTGGCCTGCCTGCTTATAGTGCTGTTTGCCTTGCTGCCAACATTAATTTACTATTATTCGGTAAGCACGCTGGGCATGCCGCAGGGCAACATCGATACAGGTGCGGTTATTGGCTCATACATCGGTTTGTTTTTATTGGGAGGTGTTTTTGTGGCGATAGGCCTGTTCACCTCATCCATCACCAAAAACCAGATCATCGCTTTCACCGTTTCTGTTTTCCTGTGTTTCTTTTTTTATAGTGGATTTGATTCCATCAGCCAGTTATTGTCGTTACAAGATCTCGGCTTGCAAAACCTGGGCATTACCCAACATTACGAATCGGTAAGCCGTGGCGTGCTGGATACCCGCGATTTGGTTTACTTTGTCATCGCCGCGGGTATATTTATCTGGCTCACCTTATTTGTATTAGCTAAACAGCGCCAAAAAGGGTTAGGCAGTAAGGTAATCATCGGCTTTTTAGTAGTTTTATTTTTTCTGGGGATCTTATCCTCATTAACATTTACAAGGTTTGATTTTACTGCCGAGAAGCGTTTCACTATATCGCCCATCAGCAGGGAAATAATGGATAAGCTGCCTAAACGCGTAAAATTGGTTGTTTACTTACAGGGCGATAACCTGCCCGGCGGTTTTAAACGGCTGCAAAGTGCCACCAAAGATATGTTGAGCGATTTGCAGGCCTACAGCCACGGTAAAATACAGTTCGAGTTTCGTGATCCGCTTAAAGGTTTAACCAATGATCAGCAAAACGAGGTGATCCAGAACATGGCTGCCGAAGGTGTTGAACCCACCAATCTCAGCGTAAAAACCGATAACGGGGTAAGCCAGAAATTGATTTTTCCATCAGCGCTGGTATCGGCAGATGGTAGAGATATCCCTGTAAAATTATTATTAAGCAGGATAGGCCTCTCGCCCGATGAAGTGCTCAATAATTCCATTCAGAACCTTGAATATGCGTTTTCATCAGCCATCAAAAAATCTGTTAACGGCGGCAGGCCACAAATAGGCTTTACCGAGGGCCATCACGAGTTAAGCGATCTGCAACTGAATGACGCCATGAAATCGCTGGCCGAAGGATTCCAGGTGGGCCGGGTTGACCTGAATGCTATATCCATTCCCGATTTGCAAAAGCTTAAATTACTGGTTGTAGCCAAGCCCGATCAAAAATTCAGCGAGATAGAAAAGTTTAAGCTCGATCAATATATTATGCACGGCGGCCGTGTATTGTGGGCAATCGACCAGGTAAGCGCCGAACTGGATAGCCTCCGCGGGCATGGCGGCGAACAACTGGCTTTTGCCAAGCAGCTTAACCTGGACGATCAGCTTTTCCGCTACGGCATCCGCATTAATTATGATCTGATTGCTGATATGAATTGCGCGCAGATCCCCATCAGCACAGGCAACGTTGGCGGGCAGGCCCAGATCCAGATGCTGCCATGGCTGTATTACCCGGTGTTTATCCCCTTAAGCAAGCATCCCATAGTAAAAAACCTGGATGGCATCAGCAGCGAGTTTGCCAGCACTATCGATATCCTCGATACCAAAAATGTAAACAAAACCGTACTGCTTAACTCATCGCCCTATAATAAAAAGGTAAGTGTGCCGCAGCTGTTATCATTACAGGCGTTGGAGCAGGAGCCAAACCCCAGGGAGTTTCAAAGCCAGCCAAAAATTACCGGTGTATTGTTGGAGGGGCAATTTGTAAGCGATTGGCAAAACCGCCCCCTGCCCGAGGGTTTGAAAGAGCAGGTTGCCATACAACAGCAAAGTGTGCCCACCAAAATGATTGTGATAAGCGATGGTGATATTTTAAAAAATCAGGTGGGCGGCGATGGCTCGCCATACCCGTTGGGTTATGACCATTACACGCACCAAACCTACGGTAACAAAAACCTGCTGCTCAACATTGCCGATTACATGACTGATGATTCGGGTTTGATTGCCCTGCGTACCAAGGAGATTAAGATCAGGCTGCTTGACAGGGCACGTGTGCGTAACGAAAAAATGTACTGGCAATTAATTAATACCGCCACGCCGTTGGCATTGGTGTTAATATGTGCTATTTTTCAACATTATTTACGCAGGCAAAAGTATGCCCGCTAA
- a CDS encoding glycine--tRNA ligase yields the protein MSKSTDELFKNVISHAKEYGFVFPSSEIYDGLSAVYDYGQNGAELKNNIKTYWWKAMVQMNENIVGIDSAIFMHPKIWKASGHVDGFSDPMIDNKDSKKRYRADQLLEDKIERYSKDGKTDKAEKLQADMDAALNAEDLPRLRELIIEHEIACPVSGTRNWTEVRQFNLMFSTQMGAVADDADTIYLRPETAQGIFVNYLNVQKSGRMKIPFGIAQIGKAFRNEVIARQFIIRMREFEQMEMQFFVRPGTQKEWFDKWKEARLKWHLALGTDEAKYRYHEHTKLAHYADAAYDIEFEFPFGFKEVEGIHSRTNFDLSQHEKFSGKKMQYFDPEVDPETGKPYGNYVPYVIETSIGLDRMFLLTMINAYEEEDLSTDEKQDSRTVLRLHPCLAPVKAAIFPLTKKDGLPEKAREIMDKLKIDFNIQYEEKDAIGKRYRRQDAIGTPFCITVDHQTLEDNTVTIRHRDSMAQERVAADQLDKIIGDLVSWRNVLS from the coding sequence ATGAGCAAATCAACCGACGAACTTTTTAAAAATGTTATTTCACACGCCAAAGAATATGGCTTTGTGTTTCCTTCCAGCGAGATATATGATGGTTTAAGTGCAGTTTATGATTACGGCCAAAATGGTGCCGAGCTTAAAAACAACATCAAAACCTACTGGTGGAAAGCCATGGTGCAAATGAACGAGAACATTGTAGGGATTGATTCGGCCATATTTATGCACCCGAAGATTTGGAAAGCGAGCGGTCACGTTGATGGCTTCAGCGATCCGATGATTGATAATAAAGATTCGAAAAAACGTTACCGCGCCGATCAGTTGCTTGAAGATAAAATTGAGCGCTACAGCAAAGACGGTAAAACCGATAAAGCAGAAAAACTGCAAGCCGATATGGATGCGGCCCTTAACGCCGAAGATTTGCCACGCCTGCGCGAGCTGATCATTGAGCACGAAATTGCCTGCCCCGTAAGCGGCACCCGCAACTGGACCGAAGTTCGCCAGTTTAACCTGATGTTTAGCACCCAGATGGGCGCCGTGGCTGATGATGCCGATACCATTTACCTGCGCCCCGAAACCGCGCAGGGGATCTTTGTAAACTACCTGAACGTGCAAAAATCGGGCAGGATGAAAATCCCCTTCGGTATAGCCCAAATTGGTAAGGCATTCCGTAATGAGGTGATTGCCCGCCAGTTCATTATCCGCATGCGCGAGTTTGAACAAATGGAGATGCAATTCTTCGTTCGCCCCGGCACACAAAAAGAGTGGTTTGATAAATGGAAAGAAGCCCGTTTAAAATGGCACCTTGCCCTGGGTACCGACGAGGCCAAATACCGCTACCACGAGCATACCAAACTGGCCCACTACGCTGATGCGGCTTATGATATTGAGTTTGAGTTTCCGTTCGGCTTTAAAGAGGTTGAAGGGATCCACAGCCGTACTAACTTCGATCTGAGCCAGCACGAAAAGTTTTCGGGCAAAAAAATGCAGTACTTTGATCCGGAGGTTGACCCTGAAACAGGCAAACCTTACGGTAACTACGTACCTTATGTAATTGAAACGTCGATTGGTTTGGATAGGATGTTCCTCCTTACCATGATCAATGCATACGAAGAGGAAGACCTGAGCACCGACGAAAAACAGGATAGCCGTACCGTACTGCGCCTGCACCCTTGCCTGGCCCCGGTTAAAGCCGCTATTTTCCCGCTTACCAAAAAAGATGGTTTGCCCGAAAAAGCCCGCGAGATTATGGATAAACTGAAAATTGATTTCAATATCCAGTACGAAGAAAAAGACGCCATCGGTAAACGCTACCGCCGCCAGGATGCTATCGGTACGCCGTTCTGCATTACGGTAGATCACCAGACATTGGAAGACAACACCGTAACCATCCGCCACCGCGACAGCATGGCTCAGGAGCGCGTAGCTGCTGATCAGCTGGATAAAATCATCGGCGATTTGGTTAGCTGGAGGAATGTGTTGAGTTAA
- a CDS encoding AAA family ATPase yields MPTNTDERPRVYLNKVHLKGYKSIEDVTIDFQKGLNILIGKNGAGKSNLLEMINIASRTRQGSDDHFTYAELEFVSDDEQTFEIKLEKRLKSKILDPENIDDRVMFIEKFSINGNVVLEDSDSENYKKQFDFKGRPITYKGSLRGLFISLGYIPAYPLYIKYKIPDNLDCITKPSSLKINYKGASLGIGEYPKTAHFITEILAVIEDFISNQNYTDFKDISKDDILACLKVQDFIVYNLKLFTPIENIRFSDNINLYDGNKVVVIDNIKLEFNVNNNWLPWSQLSDGTKRLFHIITEITYTSGLVLLEEPELGVHPHQFHLLMNFLKEQSQHKQIIISTHAPKALDHLNLDELNNILLVNYDQKKGTQLRHLTIDEQTKAQEYAKEVGYVSDYWMYSDLEE; encoded by the coding sequence ATGCCAACCAACACCGACGAACGCCCGAGAGTTTATTTAAATAAAGTACATCTTAAAGGATATAAATCTATTGAGGATGTTACTATTGATTTCCAGAAGGGATTGAATATACTGATTGGGAAGAATGGGGCCGGGAAGTCGAATTTGTTGGAGATGATAAATATAGCATCTCGTACAAGGCAAGGTTCGGATGATCATTTTACTTATGCAGAGCTTGAATTTGTCTCAGACGACGAGCAAACTTTTGAAATCAAATTAGAAAAAAGACTCAAGAGTAAAATCCTCGATCCTGAAAATATTGACGATCGGGTGATGTTTATTGAAAAGTTTTCAATAAACGGTAATGTAGTTTTAGAAGATTCTGATAGCGAAAATTATAAAAAACAGTTTGATTTTAAAGGTCGTCCGATTACCTATAAAGGAAGTTTAAGAGGGTTGTTTATTAGTTTAGGTTATATCCCAGCGTATCCGTTATATATAAAATATAAAATTCCTGATAATCTGGATTGCATAACCAAGCCGAGTAGCTTAAAGATTAATTATAAGGGTGCATCATTAGGGATAGGAGAGTACCCTAAAACAGCACATTTTATCACAGAGATTTTAGCTGTAATTGAAGACTTTATTTCTAATCAGAATTATACAGATTTTAAGGATATCTCTAAAGATGATATTCTCGCGTGTCTAAAAGTCCAAGATTTTATCGTATATAATTTGAAGCTTTTTACGCCAATTGAGAATATTAGATTTAGCGACAATATTAATCTATATGATGGTAACAAGGTGGTAGTTATAGATAATATTAAACTTGAATTTAATGTAAATAATAATTGGCTACCCTGGTCTCAATTATCGGATGGTACAAAACGCTTATTTCATATAATAACTGAAATAACATATACAAGCGGCTTAGTACTTTTAGAAGAGCCCGAACTCGGTGTCCACCCTCATCAATTTCACCTATTGATGAATTTTTTAAAAGAGCAATCACAACATAAGCAAATAATCATATCTACGCATGCGCCGAAAGCTTTGGATCATCTTAACCTTGATGAGCTAAATAATATCCTCCTCGTTAATTATGATCAAAAAAAGGGTACTCAGTTACGCCACCTCACCATCGACGAGCAAACTAAGGCACAGGAATATGCTAAAGAAGTTGGTTATGTAAGCGATTATTGGATGTATTCGGATTTAGAGGAATGA
- a CDS encoding AI-2E family transporter, whose translation MPPVKEYPFYLKSTVVLFGLILLVYVFAQLADVMIPLAFAAFIAILLNPVSNWLERHKVPKIVAIGLAMLMGAIFLAGLFYFLSTQIIQFGDSLPTLKVKFAQIFASFKEWVAATFNYSIQKQDQMIKDAMDNSQALVGRTLGNVLSTFGLLFVLPVYVFLILFYKTLILNFFFEVFSEENSKKVAEVLKETKSAIQSYIQGLLIEMLIVAIMNSVALILLGVKYGILIGVIGAILNLLPYIGGIIAIALPVLMATVTKDGYSTQLGVIIAYIVIQFIDNNILVPRIVSSKVQINALVSIVVVLLGNMLWGLSGMFLSIPFIAVLKIIFDRIEDLKPWGKLLGDTVPTRRKGPGWSRTRKKAVLPDE comes from the coding sequence ATGCCTCCTGTTAAAGAATACCCTTTTTACCTTAAAAGTACCGTTGTACTTTTCGGGCTGATTTTATTGGTTTATGTTTTTGCCCAACTGGCAGATGTCATGATCCCCCTGGCTTTTGCCGCCTTTATTGCCATATTGCTTAACCCGGTAAGCAACTGGCTTGAGCGGCATAAAGTACCCAAAATTGTGGCTATTGGCTTAGCCATGCTGATGGGGGCAATATTTCTTGCCGGACTGTTTTACTTTCTTTCTACCCAAATCATCCAGTTTGGCGATTCGCTGCCGACGCTTAAGGTAAAGTTTGCCCAAATTTTTGCCAGTTTTAAAGAGTGGGTGGCTGCCACCTTCAACTACTCCATCCAAAAGCAGGACCAGATGATAAAGGATGCCATGGATAACAGCCAGGCATTGGTAGGCCGCACACTGGGCAACGTGTTAAGCACCTTTGGGTTGCTGTTTGTGTTGCCGGTTTATGTGTTTTTGATACTGTTTTACAAAACACTCATCCTTAATTTCTTTTTCGAGGTATTCTCCGAAGAAAACTCTAAAAAGGTGGCTGAAGTTTTGAAAGAAACCAAATCGGCTATCCAAAGCTATATCCAGGGCCTATTGATCGAGATGCTGATCGTAGCTATCATGAACTCTGTAGCTTTGATATTATTAGGTGTTAAATACGGTATCCTTATCGGTGTGATCGGCGCTATCCTTAACCTGCTGCCTTATATCGGCGGCATTATAGCCATAGCCTTGCCGGTTTTAATGGCTACGGTAACCAAAGATGGCTATAGTACGCAGTTGGGCGTTATCATCGCTTATATTGTTATCCAGTTTATTGATAACAACATACTGGTGCCGCGCATCGTATCATCAAAAGTGCAGATCAACGCGCTGGTATCTATTGTGGTGGTGTTGCTGGGTAATATGCTCTGGGGCTTATCGGGCATGTTCCTTTCCATTCCGTTCATAGCTGTACTTAAAATTATTTTCGACAGGATAGAAGACCTCAAGCCCTGGGGGAAACTGCTTGGCGATACGGTACCAACCCGCCGCAAAGGGCCCGGTTGGAGCAGAACCCGAAAAAAGGCGGTGCTGCCTGATGAATAG
- a CDS encoding M16 family metallopeptidase, which produces MKKYIIALLVAAAITNTASAQNKAYETTVDGVKVIVQPSGNDIVEVQTIIKGGVQNYPATKAGIESLAMSALTECGTVKHDKNSFKDELDKVSATVYGSSNKNYSVVRMNCIKGDFDIVWPLYVEAITQPRFDAKEFYRIKQDAINNLKQEDSQPDNAIDKYADKIAFAGTNYAKDPSGTVPIITALTPAETKAYYQSILTKSRLLIVVVADLDQATIEAKVKAMLAGVKQGSSFAFKKSTFSADKNSINVEKRDLATNYVEGIASGPAAGTPDFNAFNVAMRIFSNMHFLEVRTNNGLSYAPQAWFSAGQTSTARFSVSTTQPDKYIAVFDKLVDKIKREGFKPEDVADMKITYLTGFYYKNETNSAQASSIAANEVLHDNWKRSLTLVDDVKKLTVDDVSNAFRKYINNIVWVYQGDPKKVNQVLYINGTLKGGDSPVNH; this is translated from the coding sequence ATGAAGAAATATATAATTGCCCTGCTGGTAGCAGCGGCTATAACAAATACCGCTAGCGCGCAAAATAAAGCCTACGAAACCACGGTTGATGGTGTAAAGGTAATTGTACAGCCCAGTGGTAATGATATTGTTGAGGTACAAACCATTATAAAAGGCGGCGTGCAAAATTATCCGGCTACCAAGGCAGGCATCGAATCGCTGGCGATGAGCGCCCTTACCGAGTGCGGTACGGTTAAACACGATAAAAACAGCTTTAAGGATGAGCTGGATAAAGTAAGCGCTACCGTTTATGGCAGCAGCAACAAAAACTACTCGGTAGTGCGCATGAACTGTATTAAAGGCGATTTTGACATTGTTTGGCCTTTATATGTTGAGGCTATTACCCAGCCACGCTTTGACGCCAAAGAGTTTTACCGTATTAAACAGGATGCCATCAACAACCTGAAACAGGAAGATTCGCAGCCCGATAACGCCATTGATAAGTATGCCGATAAAATAGCCTTTGCCGGCACCAATTATGCTAAAGATCCGAGCGGTACGGTGCCAATCATTACCGCCTTAACACCGGCCGAAACTAAAGCTTATTATCAATCAATACTCACCAAATCGCGTTTATTGATTGTTGTTGTTGCCGATCTGGATCAGGCAACCATCGAAGCTAAGGTGAAAGCCATGTTGGCGGGTGTTAAACAAGGTTCATCGTTTGCGTTTAAAAAATCAACCTTCAGTGCCGATAAAAACAGCATCAACGTTGAAAAACGCGACCTGGCTACCAATTATGTTGAAGGTATTGCCAGCGGTCCGGCTGCCGGCACGCCCGATTTTAACGCCTTTAACGTAGCTATGCGCATTTTTAGCAACATGCACTTTTTAGAGGTACGTACCAACAACGGCTTATCCTATGCTCCGCAGGCCTGGTTTAGCGCAGGGCAAACCTCAACCGCCCGTTTCTCGGTTTCAACCACCCAGCCCGATAAGTACATTGCCGTATTTGATAAACTGGTTGACAAAATTAAGCGCGAAGGCTTTAAACCCGAAGATGTGGCCGATATGAAGATTACCTATCTAACCGGCTTCTATTACAAAAATGAAACCAACAGCGCCCAGGCTTCATCTATTGCAGCAAATGAGGTGTTACACGATAACTGGAAACGCTCATTAACCCTGGTTGATGATGTGAAAAAATTAACTGTTGATGATGTGAGCAACGCTTTCCGTAAATACATCAACAACATTGTATGGGTTTACCAGGGCGATCCTAAAAAAGTAAACCAGGTGTTATACATTAACGGTACATTGAAAGGCGGCGACAGTCCGGTGAACCACTAA
- a CDS encoding AAA family ATPase, whose translation MKLLGIYLYDYQQFKNFELDFTYPAGHEKAGQALDKVCFIGRNGTGKTTLLNLIQDNLYAVGGLSLIDIIFKISFNGETVYVVKKGGNLNIFISDIDNVPNWKNNIFRSPTVATSDQSPFVHKKAGEFLSKTVLKENSSDLLIKVSSEGDQNIYSQILDVPPTSLNEALELFNNFPYSHLVSTDSIKNFWNVLIYQVKKRENDFREFQNLEVNLDKTVREVQDEFEKHNPKILDEIAVLWDKILNKANLEFDSKNASNPVQLNDNLKAYIKLKGGNQRISYSELSSGIRNFIFRLGHIYSLYFNRDIQNGFLLIDEPENNLYPDFLYGLIDTYLGFIKNTQFFVATHSPIIAAQFEPYERFILEFNDDGTVYSRKGETPIGDDPNDLLVKDFSVRSLLGKEGIKKWERYIELKTLIPRTSDEAEKSKLLDEFIQIGNEYNFSGNEVF comes from the coding sequence ATGAAACTATTAGGCATTTACCTATACGATTACCAGCAATTTAAAAATTTCGAACTTGATTTTACCTACCCTGCCGGGCATGAAAAAGCCGGGCAGGCTTTGGATAAAGTTTGTTTTATTGGGAGGAATGGGACGGGGAAGACTACGTTGTTGAATTTAATTCAAGATAATCTCTATGCCGTTGGTGGCCTAAGCCTGATAGACATTATATTTAAAATAAGTTTCAACGGAGAAACGGTATATGTTGTTAAAAAAGGAGGGAACTTAAATATCTTTATTTCAGATATTGATAATGTTCCAAATTGGAAAAACAATATTTTTAGAAGTCCTACAGTAGCAACTTCAGACCAATCTCCCTTTGTTCATAAAAAAGCAGGCGAGTTCTTATCCAAAACTGTATTAAAGGAAAATTCATCCGATTTGCTGATTAAGGTATCCTCAGAAGGAGATCAAAATATTTATTCACAAATATTAGATGTGCCGCCTACCTCATTAAACGAAGCATTGGAACTATTTAACAACTTTCCTTACAGTCATTTAGTATCTACCGATTCAATAAAGAACTTTTGGAATGTACTAATCTATCAGGTTAAAAAGCGGGAAAACGATTTTCGTGAATTTCAAAATCTTGAGGTAAATCTGGATAAAACCGTAAGGGAAGTGCAGGATGAATTTGAAAAGCATAACCCTAAAATACTTGACGAGATTGCTGTTTTATGGGATAAGATATTAAATAAGGCAAACTTAGAATTTGATAGCAAAAACGCCAGCAATCCCGTACAGCTAAATGATAACCTGAAGGCTTACATTAAACTAAAAGGAGGCAATCAAAGGATAAGCTATAGTGAGTTGAGCAGCGGTATCAGAAACTTCATTTTTAGATTGGGGCATATATATTCACTCTATTTTAACCGGGATATTCAAAACGGGTTTTTACTAATAGATGAACCGGAAAACAATTTATACCCCGATTTTTTATATGGCTTGATCGACACTTACTTAGGTTTTATCAAAAATACCCAGTTTTTTGTAGCAACCCATAGCCCCATCATCGCCGCGCAATTTGAACCATATGAGCGATTTATATTAGAGTTTAATGATGATGGTACTGTATACTCCCGCAAAGGAGAAACACCTATTGGCGACGACCCTAACGATTTGCTGGTTAAAGACTTTAGCGTTCGCAGCCTGTTGGGTAAAGAAGGTATTAAGAAATGGGAACGCTATATAGAACTAAAAACGCTCATTCCGCGTACCTCTGATGAAGCCGAAAAAAGCAAACTGTTAGATGAGTTTATCCAGATAGGTAACGAATACAATTTTTCGGGCAATGAGGTATTTTAA
- a CDS encoding ATP-binding cassette domain-containing protein translates to MSISVEALTKVYGTQKAVDGISFTASPGVLGFLGPNGAGKSTTMKILTGFIPQTSGTASVCGFDVVKQPLEVKRRIGYLPESNPLYTDMYVKESLGFAAGIHKIHEPAKRIADIIEQTGLGPEQHKKIGQLSKGYRQRVGLAQAMLHDPEVLILDEPTSGLDPNQLIGIRQLILDLGKAKTIVLSTHIMQEVEAVCSQVIIINKGNIVANDSLQQLRKNNGGKSLEEVFISLTNN, encoded by the coding sequence ATGAGTATCAGCGTTGAGGCATTAACAAAGGTTTACGGCACACAGAAAGCCGTTGATGGCATCAGTTTTACTGCCTCGCCAGGCGTATTGGGTTTTTTAGGGCCTAATGGCGCGGGCAAATCAACCACCATGAAAATACTTACCGGCTTTATTCCGCAAACATCGGGTACGGCTTCGGTTTGCGGCTTTGATGTGGTTAAGCAACCGTTAGAAGTTAAGCGCCGCATAGGTTACCTGCCCGAAAGCAACCCGCTGTACACGGATATGTACGTAAAAGAATCGTTGGGTTTTGCTGCGGGTATCCATAAAATACATGAGCCTGCCAAACGCATAGCCGATATTATTGAACAAACAGGCCTCGGCCCCGAGCAGCATAAAAAAATAGGGCAGCTATCAAAAGGCTACCGTCAAAGGGTAGGCCTGGCACAAGCCATGCTTCACGATCCCGAAGTGCTGATACTGGATGAACCAACCTCCGGCCTCGATCCAAACCAATTGATAGGCATCCGCCAGTTAATTCTTGATCTGGGTAAAGCCAAAACCATAGTGCTATCAACCCATATTATGCAGGAGGTTGAGGCCGTATGCAGCCAGGTGATCATCATTAACAAAGGCAATATTGTAGCCAACGATAGTTTGCAGCAACTCCGCAAAAACAACGGCGGCAAATCGCTGGAAGAGGTTTTTATCAGCCTTACCAATAATTAG